Proteins encoded together in one Flavobacteriales bacterium window:
- a CDS encoding PorV/PorQ family protein: MRSAAAMLATACALGASAQTDAPKYSNEFLAVGVGARALGMGGAYVSAVNDVTSGYWNPAGLLGVRGDLQVGAMHSEYFAGIAKYDYIGLAKPIDSVSAIGFSFIRFGIDNIPNTIELIDPSGNIDYNRITTFSSADHAFILSYARKTRITGLRLGGNAKVIYRRVGEFGKAWGFGLDAAARYEVDAWRLSAVLRDVTGTFNAWSYTLDERTIDVFTQTGNELPVNSVEVTVPRLVLGGARQFNFGPKFGLVAALDLENTFDGKRNTLIKSKAISTDPRVGLELGYAGVIFVRMGVGNFQQVTDIDDKKKLSLQPNIGVGLKIKSVSIDYALTDIGDNSVALYSNVFSLRFDLFKRPSS, translated from the coding sequence ATGCGCAGCGCTGCCGCGATGCTTGCCACCGCGTGCGCCCTAGGGGCCAGTGCGCAGACCGACGCGCCGAAGTACAGCAATGAGTTCCTCGCCGTCGGCGTAGGTGCACGGGCCTTGGGCATGGGCGGCGCCTATGTGAGCGCCGTGAATGATGTTACCAGCGGTTATTGGAACCCGGCAGGCCTCTTAGGCGTGCGCGGCGACCTGCAGGTGGGCGCCATGCACAGCGAATACTTCGCGGGCATCGCCAAGTACGACTACATCGGGCTGGCCAAGCCCATCGATTCGGTGAGCGCCATCGGCTTCAGCTTCATCCGCTTCGGCATCGACAACATCCCCAACACCATCGAGCTGATCGACCCCAGCGGCAACATCGACTACAACCGCATCACCACCTTCAGCAGCGCCGATCACGCCTTCATCCTCAGCTATGCGCGCAAGACGCGGATCACCGGATTGCGCTTGGGCGGCAACGCCAAGGTGATCTACCGCCGGGTGGGCGAGTTCGGCAAGGCCTGGGGCTTCGGCCTCGATGCCGCCGCCCGCTACGAGGTGGACGCTTGGCGCCTGAGCGCTGTGCTGCGCGATGTCACCGGCACCTTCAACGCATGGAGCTACACGCTCGATGAGCGCACCATCGACGTGTTCACGCAGACCGGCAATGAACTGCCCGTGAACAGCGTGGAGGTAACGGTGCCGCGGCTGGTGCTGGGCGGCGCGCGCCAATTCAACTTCGGTCCCAAGTTCGGCCTGGTGGCGGCGCTCGATCTGGAGAACACCTTCGATGGCAAGCGCAACACCTTGATCAAGAGCAAGGCCATCAGCACCGATCCGCGCGTGGGCCTCGAGCTCGGTTATGCGGGCGTGATCTTCGTGCGCATGGGCGTGGGCAACTTCCAGCAGGTCACCGACATCGACGACAAGAAGAAGCTCAGCCTGCAGCCCAACATCGGCGTGGGCCTGAAGATCAAGAGCGTCTCCATCGACTACGCCCTCACCGACATCGGCGATAACAGCGTTGCGCTCTACAGCAACGTCTTCTCCTTGCGCTTCGATCTCTTCAAGCGGCCCTCCTCATGA
- the lnt gene encoding apolipoprotein N-acyltransferase, with amino-acid sequence MPTRSQVLLWSALSGLLWALAWPAVGGLSALAFVAWLPMLHAERLHDLRSADRKRAFLPYALLGLFVWNALTTYWFYLVSEPMATKLISVGIPVVGNTLLMGIPWWLSRAVKRRLGTDLGRLMLVAAWLAYERLHHGWDLQWPWLSIGNVFGTQPSWVQWYEYTGIFGGTLWVWLVCLAINAVVQRWGSMRRSAMRFGIPAFGLLAVPSAISAWLDFARMQFRKGGGIEVVVVQPNIDPYKEKFGGVDPLEQLDRMLAQAEERITDQTRLVVFPETALQESATMHFTDQGIEFNGLWENDLEGARSVRRIRAFQRAHPQAAMLVGMSSDRWFAPRDERPSTARPIRGSNHWYEAYNAALWMPAQGAIESYHKSKLVAGVELMPFEEVLGPLGEFALDLGGTTGSLGQQAERSVLRDASSGLAMVPAICYESVFGEHIAAHVRNGGELIAVMTNDGWWGTSPGYRQHLAFSSLRAIETRRTIVRSANTGISCIVDERGRIAHATDWWVPAAFSARVQPNAEITFFVRHGDLIGRAAVLIFFALLAFALIAPRLRSRAA; translated from the coding sequence ATGCCGACGCGATCTCAAGTGCTGCTCTGGTCCGCGCTGAGCGGATTGCTCTGGGCGTTGGCGTGGCCTGCGGTGGGCGGCCTGTCGGCCCTTGCCTTCGTAGCCTGGCTGCCCATGCTGCATGCCGAGCGCCTGCATGATCTGCGCTCAGCTGATCGAAAGCGCGCATTCCTCCCGTACGCGTTGCTCGGCCTCTTCGTGTGGAATGCGCTCACCACCTACTGGTTCTATCTGGTGAGCGAGCCGATGGCCACCAAGCTGATCAGCGTTGGCATCCCGGTCGTTGGCAACACGCTGCTCATGGGCATCCCCTGGTGGCTGAGCCGTGCGGTGAAGCGACGGCTCGGTACGGATTTGGGCAGGCTCATGCTCGTTGCGGCCTGGCTCGCTTATGAGCGCCTGCATCACGGCTGGGACCTGCAATGGCCGTGGCTCTCCATCGGCAATGTGTTCGGAACGCAACCCTCGTGGGTGCAGTGGTATGAATACACGGGCATCTTCGGCGGAACACTCTGGGTCTGGCTCGTGTGCTTGGCGATCAACGCCGTCGTCCAGCGATGGGGCAGCATGCGTCGCAGTGCCATGCGCTTTGGCATCCCGGCGTTCGGACTGCTCGCTGTTCCATCCGCCATCTCTGCCTGGCTGGATTTCGCGCGCATGCAGTTCCGCAAGGGTGGCGGCATTGAGGTCGTTGTGGTGCAGCCCAACATCGACCCGTACAAGGAGAAGTTCGGCGGGGTGGATCCGCTGGAGCAATTGGACCGCATGCTCGCGCAAGCCGAAGAGCGCATCACCGATCAGACGCGCTTGGTGGTGTTCCCCGAAACGGCCCTGCAGGAGAGCGCCACCATGCACTTCACCGATCAGGGCATCGAGTTCAACGGGCTCTGGGAGAACGATCTCGAAGGCGCTCGCAGCGTGCGGCGCATCAGGGCGTTCCAGCGCGCGCACCCGCAAGCGGCCATGCTCGTGGGCATGAGCAGCGACCGGTGGTTCGCGCCGCGGGACGAGCGGCCGAGCACAGCCAGGCCCATTCGCGGAAGCAACCACTGGTACGAAGCGTACAACGCGGCGCTTTGGATGCCTGCGCAAGGCGCGATCGAGAGCTATCACAAGAGCAAGCTCGTGGCCGGCGTGGAGCTGATGCCTTTCGAGGAGGTGCTCGGCCCGCTGGGCGAATTCGCGCTGGACCTTGGCGGCACTACCGGGAGCCTCGGTCAGCAAGCCGAGCGGAGCGTGCTGCGCGATGCCTCTTCCGGCCTTGCCATGGTGCCCGCCATCTGCTATGAATCGGTCTTCGGCGAGCACATCGCGGCGCATGTGCGCAACGGCGGTGAGCTGATCGCCGTGATGACCAACGATGGCTGGTGGGGCACATCGCCGGGTTACAGGCAGCACTTGGCCTTCTCTTCGCTCCGCGCGATCGAGACGCGCCGCACCATCGTGCGTTCAGCGAACACGGGCATCTCCTGCATCGTCGATGAGCGCGGCCGCATCGCTCACGCAACGGACTGGTGGGTGCCCGCCGCCTTCAGCGCTCGGGTGCAGCCCAATGCCGAGATCACCTTCTTCGTGCGCCATGGCGACCTTATCGGCCGCGCTGCGGTGCTCATCTTCTTCGCGCTGTTGGCCTTCGCACTGATCGCACCGCGGCTGCGCTCACGGGCGGCATAG
- a CDS encoding anthranilate synthase component I family protein encodes MRERVPLPADVRFHPTALRGHDVFQYRRVADQRRALLAVGVREAGEEPRFDAAGRAGDWWFGHMAYGYKDRLEALTSRCADGFNWPLTSWFVPRWVLEWDADGVSLHVHAEDRAKGLDFAEELLARADAIDGSQRVAWESPTSKADHLFHAEALLRHIQRGDIYEVNYCIAHEAIDHAFDPFTAFDALLARTDAPFAGFYRMGHRFALCCSPERFIAFDGLHMRGEPMKGTRPRGADAEQDIRLRDELANDPKERSENVMALDVMRNDFSRVSVPGTVRVPELFGVRTHPRVHQLVSVVEAQRAPVFTPFDAVKAAFPPASMTGAPKIRAMQLIDAHEARARSLYSGTMGFFAPDGKADLNVVIRTVLFDRSTGKLAVPTGSALTAKCDPAAEWEECLVKFNSIADGI; translated from the coding sequence ATGCGCGAACGCGTCCCTTTGCCTGCCGATGTCCGCTTCCATCCGACCGCCTTACGTGGGCATGACGTGTTCCAGTACCGGCGGGTTGCCGACCAGCGCCGTGCGCTGCTGGCCGTGGGCGTGCGTGAGGCGGGTGAAGAGCCGCGCTTCGATGCCGCAGGCCGTGCAGGAGATTGGTGGTTCGGTCACATGGCCTACGGGTACAAGGATCGCCTGGAGGCCTTGACGAGCCGCTGCGCGGATGGCTTCAATTGGCCGTTGACCAGCTGGTTCGTGCCGCGTTGGGTGCTTGAATGGGACGCTGATGGAGTGTCGCTGCACGTTCATGCGGAAGACCGCGCGAAGGGTCTCGACTTCGCCGAGGAGCTGCTGGCACGCGCGGATGCTATAGACGGTTCACAGCGGGTCGCGTGGGAATCGCCGACGAGCAAGGCTGACCACCTCTTCCATGCGGAGGCCCTGCTGAGGCATATCCAGCGCGGCGACATCTACGAGGTCAACTACTGCATCGCCCACGAAGCCATCGATCACGCCTTCGACCCCTTCACTGCCTTCGACGCCCTGCTCGCGCGCACCGATGCTCCCTTCGCGGGCTTCTATCGCATGGGCCACCGGTTCGCCTTGTGCTGCTCACCAGAGCGCTTCATCGCCTTCGACGGCCTTCATATGCGCGGTGAGCCGATGAAGGGCACGCGTCCGCGCGGAGCGGATGCTGAACAGGACATCAGGCTCCGCGATGAGCTGGCCAACGACCCCAAGGAACGCAGCGAGAACGTGATGGCGCTAGACGTGATGCGCAACGATTTCTCGCGCGTGTCGGTGCCTGGCACGGTACGGGTGCCGGAGCTCTTCGGCGTGCGCACGCATCCCAGGGTGCATCAACTCGTGAGCGTGGTCGAGGCGCAGCGCGCTCCCGTATTCACGCCATTCGACGCGGTGAAGGCCGCCTTCCCTCCGGCCAGCATGACCGGCGCCCCGAAGATCCGCGCCATGCAGCTGATCGATGCGCACGAGGCGCGCGCGCGCAGCCTCTACAGCGGAACCATGGGCTTCTTCGCCCCCGACGGCAAGGCAGACCTGAATGTGGTGATCCGCACCGTGCTCTTCGATCGGTCCACGGGGAAACTCGCGGTGCCCACGGGCAGCGCACTCACCGCGAAATGCGACCCTGCCGCGGAATGGGAGGAGTGCCTCGTGAAATTCAACAGCATCGCCGATGGCATTTGA
- the tilS gene encoding tRNA lysidine(34) synthetase TilS, giving the protein MAFDLIDAVERFIRRERLLAPREALFVAVSGGIDSMVLLHVLRRLGHACTALHVNHGLRGAESDGDEGFVRAYCEQEGIAFRSARVDVSALKAEEPVSTQMAARLLRYEWIDEMMGPVGAARCALGHHADDVVETLFINLLRGTGRWGWGAMGPRRGDYIRPLLLVHRSDIEAYAREQGIRWREDSSNTSEQYQRNRIRHELLPLLESIRPGSQRTIARSARLLRHLTQLGNEAVQRYTEGMPLGTDLVQRIPFTSIEGDEHGWIYLYSTLRGFGFHPDIVDRVQDAIAERVTGAIFESHECQVLVDREALIVKPLEPTNAAWIRIDLQAGNGTGNGFCWGMESGPPAETPADMLVALLDADRLGDPLILRPWRPGDRMRPIGLGGSKLVSDILIDAKVPRTEKDSVHVLVNGNGEIAWLVGHRIGEGYQATATTRWTLRIGAVR; this is encoded by the coding sequence ATGGCATTTGACCTGATCGATGCCGTGGAGCGCTTCATCCGTCGCGAACGGTTGCTGGCGCCGCGCGAGGCCTTGTTCGTTGCCGTGAGCGGCGGCATCGACAGCATGGTGCTGCTGCACGTGCTGCGCAGGCTGGGCCACGCGTGCACCGCCCTGCATGTGAACCACGGACTGCGTGGCGCGGAGAGCGATGGGGATGAGGGCTTCGTGCGCGCGTATTGCGAGCAGGAGGGCATCGCGTTCCGCTCGGCGCGCGTGGATGTAAGCGCGCTCAAGGCGGAAGAGCCGGTCTCCACCCAGATGGCAGCGCGCCTGCTGCGCTATGAGTGGATCGATGAGATGATGGGCCCTGTCGGGGCTGCGCGCTGCGCCCTCGGCCATCATGCGGACGATGTGGTGGAGACCCTCTTCATCAATCTGCTCCGCGGCACGGGCCGCTGGGGCTGGGGTGCCATGGGCCCGCGACGGGGCGATTACATCAGGCCGCTGCTGCTCGTCCATCGTTCCGACATCGAGGCTTATGCCCGCGAGCAGGGCATCCGGTGGCGGGAGGATTCGAGCAACACCAGCGAGCAGTACCAGCGCAACCGCATACGCCATGAGCTCCTGCCGCTGCTCGAGTCCATCCGGCCTGGATCGCAGCGCACCATCGCCCGCTCGGCGCGCCTCCTGCGTCACCTCACGCAATTGGGCAATGAGGCTGTTCAACGCTACACTGAGGGGATGCCGCTTGGCACCGATCTCGTGCAACGCATCCCATTCACCTCGATTGAAGGCGATGAGCATGGCTGGATCTACCTCTACTCGACCCTGCGCGGGTTCGGTTTCCATCCGGACATCGTTGACCGGGTGCAGGATGCCATCGCGGAACGCGTGACGGGCGCCATCTTCGAGAGTCACGAATGCCAGGTGCTCGTGGATCGCGAGGCACTCATCGTGAAGCCGTTGGAGCCAACGAATGCCGCATGGATTCGGATCGATCTGCAAGCGGGGAACGGCACGGGCAATGGATTCTGCTGGGGCATGGAGAGCGGTCCACCGGCTGAAACACCAGCCGACATGCTCGTGGCCTTGCTCGATGCCGACCGCCTGGGTGATCCTCTGATCCTGAGACCCTGGAGGCCCGGAGACCGCATGCGGCCCATCGGATTGGGAGGCAGCAAGCTCGTCAGCGACATCCTCATCGACGCCAAGGTTCCAAGGACCGAGAAGGATTCTGTCCACGTGCTGGTGAATGGCAATGGCGAGATCGCATGGCTCGTGGGCCATCGCATCGGAGAGGGCTATCAGGCCACGGCAACCACCCGGTGGACCCTGCGCATTGGCGCGGTTCGATAA
- a CDS encoding sugar transporter has protein sequence MITLLLLLSLFFPSEPSGPVKWKFAATAGGDGLVHIELRTVVEDGWHIYATTLPSDQGPVATSIRFKPSSEFTFHGELSEPKPIEVFDPNFGMVVRYHDGSPVFEQVIKPARPGALLVEGEVEYMVCNDKTCLPPVVVPFRLNVETM, from the coding sequence ATGATCACGCTCCTTCTGCTGCTCAGCCTATTCTTCCCCAGCGAGCCATCGGGTCCGGTGAAATGGAAGTTCGCGGCTACGGCAGGGGGCGATGGTTTGGTTCACATCGAGCTGCGCACCGTTGTAGAGGATGGCTGGCACATCTACGCCACCACCCTGCCCAGCGACCAAGGCCCCGTGGCCACCAGCATCCGGTTCAAGCCTTCGAGCGAGTTCACGTTTCACGGTGAGCTTTCCGAACCGAAGCCGATCGAAGTGTTCGACCCAAACTTCGGGATGGTGGTGCGCTACCACGACGGTTCACCCGTCTTTGAACAGGTGATCAAGCCCGCCCGACCGGGTGCGCTCCTGGTGGAGGGTGAAGTGGAGTACATGGTGTGCAACGACAAGACCTGTTTGCCTCCCGTAGTGGTGCCATTCAGGCTGAATGTTGAAACGATGTGA
- a CDS encoding thioredoxin family protein produces the protein MRTITGYVLVLLAVLMAGPVAAQLNEEAEFDPVQWTMSSKELGNGEWQIGFHATVAKGSWIYSQDAGDMGPLPTLIVVDSVGGVKPLGKADEDGPEVVDGMDPVFGVPVKKFKQGATFLQRVAASDAEKPVTGYFEYMACNDVRCTPPIVRYFIIGLATGTYELGDVSFDPNDPKFAGLATRSDAADLKLPNVDLANPVVRDAAARVEEKNSLLWIFMLGFIGGLVALLTPCVFPMIPLTVSFFTKSSSDRATGLKNALTYGGFTFLIYLLFSVPFHLLGSVNPEIFNEISTNPWLNIGFFVIFIVFAISFFGYFEITLPSSWVNKMDSNASKFGGLIGTFFMALTLALVSFSCTGPILGSLLAGALTADGGAWQLTVGMGGFGFALALPFGLFALFPGWLNSLPRSGSWLNSVKVVLGFVEVALAFKFLSMADLVMKWGLIPYELFLAIWVICGIGIVLYLFGRIRFPHDSPVKGYSPMRIFFISAFGLFTLYMAMGFRYDDKSHTWAPVGLLSGISPSPGYSWIFATECPAGLTCYHDLETGMAEARKSGKPLLIDFTGHGCANCRKMEDYVWPVAEINRTINERYVLVSLYVDEKAELPKDEQFIFETSNGTKKPILTVGNKWATLQTENFKSATQPLYALLSPDGKLLTDPVGYTPAVDEYKAFLDRGLQGMQVLGQQAGR, from the coding sequence ATGAGAACGATTACCGGATACGTGCTCGTGCTGCTTGCTGTACTGATGGCAGGGCCCGTCGCAGCGCAGTTGAACGAAGAAGCCGAGTTCGATCCCGTGCAATGGACCATGAGCTCGAAGGAGCTCGGTAATGGCGAGTGGCAGATCGGATTCCATGCCACGGTCGCCAAAGGTTCGTGGATCTATTCGCAGGACGCGGGTGACATGGGGCCCTTGCCGACCCTCATCGTCGTGGATTCTGTCGGAGGCGTGAAGCCGCTGGGCAAGGCCGATGAAGACGGCCCTGAGGTGGTCGATGGCATGGATCCGGTCTTCGGCGTGCCGGTGAAGAAGTTCAAGCAGGGCGCCACCTTCCTCCAGCGCGTTGCGGCCAGCGATGCGGAGAAACCGGTGACGGGGTACTTCGAGTACATGGCCTGCAACGATGTGCGCTGCACCCCGCCGATCGTCCGGTACTTCATCATCGGCCTTGCAACGGGCACCTATGAGCTCGGCGATGTCTCCTTCGACCCCAACGATCCCAAGTTCGCCGGGCTCGCCACGCGCAGCGACGCCGCAGACCTGAAACTGCCCAATGTGGACCTCGCCAACCCCGTGGTGCGCGATGCAGCAGCGAGGGTCGAAGAGAAGAATTCGCTGCTGTGGATCTTCATGCTCGGCTTCATCGGCGGTCTCGTGGCGCTGCTCACGCCCTGTGTATTCCCCATGATCCCCCTCACGGTGAGCTTCTTCACCAAGAGCAGCAGCGATCGCGCCACCGGATTGAAGAACGCGCTCACTTATGGCGGCTTCACCTTCCTGATCTACCTGCTCTTCAGCGTGCCTTTCCATCTGCTGGGCAGCGTGAACCCGGAGATCTTCAACGAGATCAGCACCAACCCCTGGCTCAACATCGGATTCTTCGTCATCTTCATCGTCTTCGCCATCTCCTTCTTCGGCTACTTCGAGATCACCCTGCCGAGCAGCTGGGTGAACAAGATGGACAGCAACGCCAGCAAGTTCGGCGGGCTCATCGGCACCTTCTTCATGGCGCTTACCCTCGCGCTCGTCTCCTTCAGCTGCACGGGACCGATCCTCGGCTCCTTGCTCGCAGGCGCGCTCACGGCCGATGGGGGCGCATGGCAGCTCACCGTGGGCATGGGCGGTTTCGGCTTCGCACTCGCATTGCCCTTCGGGCTATTCGCCCTCTTCCCCGGCTGGCTCAATAGCCTGCCCCGAAGCGGCAGTTGGCTCAACAGCGTGAAGGTGGTGCTCGGCTTCGTGGAGGTGGCGCTCGCCTTCAAGTTCCTCAGCATGGCCGATCTCGTGATGAAGTGGGGCCTCATCCCCTACGAGCTTTTCCTTGCGATCTGGGTCATCTGCGGCATCGGCATCGTGCTCTACCTCTTCGGCAGGATCCGCTTCCCGCACGACAGCCCCGTGAAGGGGTATTCGCCCATGCGCATCTTCTTCATCAGCGCCTTCGGCCTCTTCACCTTGTACATGGCCATGGGCTTCCGCTACGACGATAAGTCGCATACCTGGGCGCCTGTTGGCCTGCTCAGCGGCATTTCGCCATCGCCCGGCTATAGCTGGATATTCGCGACGGAATGCCCGGCCGGCCTCACTTGCTACCACGACCTCGAAACCGGTATGGCTGAAGCCAGGAAGTCGGGCAAGCCGCTCCTGATCGACTTCACCGGTCATGGCTGCGCGAATTGCCGGAAGATGGAGGACTACGTGTGGCCCGTGGCGGAGATCAACCGCACGATCAATGAGCGTTACGTCCTGGTCTCCCTGTACGTGGACGAGAAAGCCGAGCTGCCAAAGGATGAACAGTTCATCTTCGAGACCAGCAATGGCACCAAGAAGCCCATCCTCACCGTGGGGAACAAGTGGGCCACGTTGCAGACCGAGAACTTCAAGAGCGCCACGCAGCCGCTTTATGCGCTGCTGAGCCCCGATGGCAAGCTGCTCACCGATCCCGTGGGCTACACGCCGGCGGTGGATGAGTACAAGGCCTTTTTGGATCGTGGGCTGCAAGGCATGCAAGTGCTGGGGCAGCAGGCGGGGAGGTAG
- a CDS encoding ORF6N domain-containing protein, protein MKGELVLPDEAIAARIHWIRGEKVMLAHDLAQLYEVPTYRLNEAVKRNLARFPEDFMLQLTTEEWSNLTSQFAMSREWGGRRRPPYAFTEHGVLMLSSVLNGERAIAVNIRIVRVFVRLSRLLQSDRDLQRRMAQMEERQTTSEDALAELFEAVKQLMARPAQDRKRLGFKRGDDV, encoded by the coding sequence ATGAAAGGAGAACTGGTTTTACCTGATGAGGCCATAGCTGCTCGTATCCATTGGATCCGAGGGGAAAAGGTGATGCTGGCCCATGACCTGGCCCAGCTGTACGAAGTGCCCACGTACCGACTCAATGAGGCCGTGAAGCGTAATCTGGCGCGTTTCCCTGAGGATTTCATGCTTCAGTTGACAACAGAAGAGTGGTCGAACTTGACATCGCAATTTGCGATGTCAAGAGAATGGGGTGGCCGACGCCGACCGCCCTATGCCTTCACCGAGCACGGTGTCCTCATGCTTTCCAGCGTGCTCAATGGTGAGCGCGCGATCGCCGTTAACATCAGGATCGTCCGGGTCTTCGTGCGCCTGAGCCGATTGCTTCAGAGCGATCGCGATTTGCAGCGGCGAATGGCGCAGATGGAAGAGCGCCAGACCACCAGTGAGGATGCTTTGGCCGAACTCTTCGAGGCCGTGAAGCAGCTCATGGCGAGACCCGCTCAGGACCGCAAGCGGCTCGGCTTCAAGCGCGGCGACGATGTTTGA
- the lpcA gene encoding D-sedoheptulose 7-phosphate isomerase: MTADRIRSHFAEATDVLARFVADPANIAAVEQAAAFMSYCLKQGAKVISCGNGGSMCDAMHFAEELTGRYRGDRPPIAALSISDPSHLTCVGNDHGFEQVFARFVQAHGKEGDVLLAISTSGNSPNVLRAAEAAREKGMHVISLTGKDGGKLAALSTVEVRVPHDGYADRIQEVHIKVIHAFIDHIERDMAEPARKDRY, from the coding sequence ATGACCGCCGATCGCATCCGTTCCCATTTCGCCGAGGCCACCGACGTGCTCGCGCGCTTCGTGGCCGACCCCGCCAACATCGCCGCGGTGGAGCAGGCCGCCGCCTTCATGAGCTATTGCCTGAAGCAGGGCGCCAAGGTGATCAGCTGCGGCAATGGCGGCAGCATGTGCGATGCGATGCACTTCGCCGAGGAGCTCACCGGCCGCTACCGCGGCGATCGTCCACCCATCGCCGCACTCAGCATCAGCGACCCCAGCCATCTCACCTGCGTGGGCAACGATCATGGCTTCGAGCAGGTGTTCGCGCGTTTCGTGCAGGCCCACGGCAAAGAGGGCGATGTGCTGCTCGCTATCAGCACCAGCGGCAACAGCCCCAACGTGCTTCGCGCCGCCGAAGCGGCCCGCGAGAAGGGCATGCACGTGATCAGCCTCACAGGCAAGGATGGCGGCAAGCTCGCAGCGCTCAGCACCGTGGAGGTGCGCGTGCCCCACGATGGTTATGCCGATCGCATCCAGGAGGTGCACATCAAGGTCATCCACGCCTTCATCGATCACATCGAGCGCGACATGGCTGAGCCGGCGCGCAAGGACCGCTATTGA
- a CDS encoding YifB family Mg chelatase-like AAA ATPase: MLVKVYGAAVFGINATIVTAEVNVETGAFFQLVGLPDSAVKESQQRMDAALRNNGLYAPRGKGVTINLAPADIRKEGTAYDLPLAMGLLCATEQAPAELLETHMVMGELSLDGGVRPIKGALPIALEAKKNGFKGLILPAANAREAAIVTGLEVYGVEHLREVVDLLHGRSSVQPTVVNIEEEFANSSRSYPVDIADVKGQENIKRAFEIAAAGGHNIILIGPPGAGKTMLAKRLPTILPPLTIDEALETTKIHSVAGKLRKEDSLLSVRPYRSPHHTISDVALVGGGSFPQPGEISLAHNGVLFLDELPEFKRQVLEVLRQPLEDRVVTISRARFSVEYPASFMLVAAMNPCPCGYYNHPEKECVCAPGVVQKYLNKVSGPLLDRIDIHIEVTPVPFAELSAERPSEKSVDMRERVIAARQVQQQRYAGKKIHCNAQMGSKELREICRIDAAGKALLEKAMERLGLSARAYDRILKVARTIADMASSPDIRTEHLAEAIQYRSLDREGWAG; this comes from the coding sequence ATGCTCGTCAAAGTCTACGGAGCCGCCGTCTTCGGCATCAACGCCACCATCGTCACCGCCGAGGTGAACGTGGAGACAGGTGCCTTCTTCCAGCTCGTAGGATTGCCCGATAGCGCGGTGAAGGAGAGCCAGCAACGCATGGACGCCGCGCTGCGCAACAATGGCCTCTATGCGCCGCGCGGCAAGGGCGTCACCATCAACCTCGCGCCCGCCGACATCCGCAAGGAGGGCACCGCTTATGACCTGCCGCTCGCGATGGGCCTCTTGTGCGCCACGGAGCAAGCGCCCGCCGAATTGCTGGAGACGCATATGGTGATGGGCGAGCTGAGCCTCGATGGCGGCGTTCGTCCGATCAAGGGCGCGTTGCCGATCGCGCTCGAAGCGAAGAAGAACGGTTTCAAGGGCCTCATCCTGCCCGCAGCCAATGCCAGGGAAGCGGCCATCGTTACCGGCCTCGAGGTCTATGGCGTGGAGCACCTGCGCGAAGTGGTGGACCTCTTGCATGGCCGCAGCAGCGTGCAACCCACGGTGGTGAACATCGAAGAGGAGTTCGCCAACAGCAGCCGCAGCTATCCGGTGGACATCGCCGATGTGAAAGGGCAGGAGAACATCAAGCGCGCGTTCGAGATCGCCGCGGCCGGCGGTCACAACATCATCCTGATCGGACCGCCCGGCGCCGGCAAGACCATGCTCGCCAAGCGCCTGCCCACCATCCTGCCGCCGCTCACCATCGACGAGGCGCTGGAGACCACCAAGATCCACAGCGTGGCAGGCAAGCTGCGCAAAGAGGACAGCCTGCTCAGCGTGCGTCCGTACCGCAGCCCGCACCACACCATCAGCGATGTGGCGCTCGTGGGAGGCGGCTCCTTCCCGCAGCCCGGCGAGATCAGCCTGGCGCACAATGGCGTGCTCTTCCTGGATGAGCTTCCGGAGTTCAAGCGGCAAGTGCTCGAAGTGCTGCGGCAACCGTTGGAGGATCGCGTGGTCACCATCAGCCGCGCGCGCTTCTCGGTGGAGTACCCGGCCAGCTTCATGCTCGTGGCGGCGATGAATCCGTGCCCCTGCGGCTATTACAACCATCCGGAAAAGGAGTGCGTGTGCGCGCCCGGCGTTGTGCAGAAGTATCTCAACAAGGTGAGCGGTCCGCTGCTCGACCGCATCGATATCCATATCGAGGTGACTCCGGTCCCCTTCGCGGAGCTCAGCGCCGAACGGCCCAGCGAGAAGAGCGTCGACATGCGCGAACGCGTCATCGCCGCACGCCAGGTGCAGCAGCAGCGCTATGCGGGCAAGAAGATCCATTGCAACGCGCAGATGGGCAGCAAGGAGCTGCGCGAGATCTGCCGCATCGACGCTGCCGGCAAGGCGCTGCTCGAGAAGGCCATGGAGCGCCTCGGCCTCAGCGCCCGCGCCTACGACCGCATCCTGAAGGTGGCGCGCACCATCGCCGACATGGCCTCCAGTCCGGACATCCGCACGGAGCACCTGGCCGAGGCCATCCAGTACCGCAGCTTGGACCGGGAGGGGTGGGCGGGGTAG